From one Parabacteroides sp. FAFU027 genomic stretch:
- a CDS encoding family 43 glycosylhydrolase, translating to MSSFAGELLPALQPKDFVAYLFVYFTGNAKADESIHFAVSSNGYNYYALNNNQPVLNSAAISETGGVRDPHILRGEDGTFYMVATDMVCAKGWDSNRAMVLLKSDNLVNWKSTVINIQKKYAGQENLKRVWAPQTIYDANAKKYLIYWSMQYSGGPDVIYYAYANKDFTDLEGEPKPLFVPADKKSCIDGDIVYKDSTFYLFYKTEGHGNGIKRATTKDLTSGKWEEYDKYLQQTPEAVEGAGTFKLNNTNDYVLMYDMYMKGKYQFTRSSDLTNFTVIDQDVTMDFHPRHGTVMPITRQELNALIAKWGRPANFTFTQNNPVLTGYFADPEVLYAKKTGKYYIYPTSDGFDGWSGTYFKTFSSSDLKNWKDEGVILDLKKDVSWANRNAWAPCIIEMGKGKKYRYYYYFTAAQKIGVAVADNPTGPFKDSGKPIVAERPAGVRGGQEIDPDVFQDPVSKKCYLYWGNGYMAVAELNKDMVSIKKETIKTIKVDRTFREGTYVFYRKGTYYFLWSDDDTRSPNYKVRYGMSKSPLGPLDIPANNIVIAKAPEKGIYGTGHNSVLQIPGKDEWYIVYHRFPYPDGIKMGDPAGFHREVCLDKMEFNEDGTIKQVTPTF from the coding sequence ATGAGTTCATTCGCTGGAGAATTGTTACCGGCATTACAGCCGAAAGATTTTGTGGCTTATCTTTTTGTCTATTTTACAGGAAATGCCAAAGCCGACGAGTCTATTCACTTTGCCGTCAGTAGCAATGGGTATAACTATTATGCGCTGAATAATAATCAGCCCGTACTGAATTCCGCAGCCATCAGTGAAACAGGAGGAGTACGCGATCCGCATATCCTGCGTGGCGAAGATGGTACATTCTACATGGTAGCGACGGATATGGTATGTGCCAAAGGTTGGGATTCCAACCGTGCTATGGTATTGTTGAAATCTGATAACCTGGTAAACTGGAAATCGACTGTAATCAATATTCAAAAGAAATATGCGGGGCAGGAAAACCTGAAACGCGTATGGGCTCCGCAAACGATTTATGATGCCAATGCAAAGAAATACCTGATCTACTGGTCAATGCAGTATAGTGGCGGACCGGATGTCATCTATTATGCTTATGCCAATAAAGATTTTACCGATCTTGAAGGTGAACCCAAACCGTTGTTTGTTCCGGCTGATAAGAAATCGTGTATCGACGGTGATATCGTTTATAAAGACTCTACCTTTTATCTGTTTTATAAAACCGAAGGCCACGGCAATGGCATCAAAAGAGCGACAACAAAAGATCTGACTTCCGGAAAATGGGAGGAATATGATAAATACCTTCAGCAGACACCAGAAGCTGTAGAAGGAGCCGGAACCTTTAAACTGAATAACACTAACGACTATGTCCTGATGTACGATATGTACATGAAAGGAAAATATCAGTTTACCAGAAGTTCGGATCTGACAAACTTTACGGTAATTGACCAGGATGTGACTATGGATTTCCATCCACGTCACGGAACGGTAATGCCTATTACCCGCCAGGAGCTGAATGCCCTGATTGCAAAATGGGGAAGACCTGCAAACTTCACATTTACTCAGAATAATCCGGTATTAACCGGTTACTTTGCCGACCCAGAAGTGCTTTACGCTAAAAAGACCGGCAAATATTATATTTATCCGACCAGTGATGGCTTTGACGGATGGAGTGGAACTTACTTCAAAACATTCTCATCTTCCGATTTGAAAAACTGGAAAGATGAAGGAGTTATCCTCGACCTGAAGAAAGATGTTTCCTGGGCAAATCGCAACGCGTGGGCTCCCTGTATCATTGAAATGGGCAAAGGCAAGAAGTATAGATACTATTATTATTTTACAGCTGCTCAGAAGATTGGAGTAGCAGTTGCGGATAATCCAACCGGTCCGTTTAAGGATTCAGGCAAACCGATTGTTGCAGAAAGACCTGCAGGCGTAAGAGGTGGTCAGGAGATTGACCCGGATGTTTTTCAGGATCCAGTCAGCAAAAAATGTTATCTTTACTGGGGGAACGGATATATGGCGGTTGCCGAATTGAACAAAGACATGGTTTCAATCAAAAAAGAGACAATCAAAACCATCAAGGTTGACCGTACTTTCCGCGAAGGAACTTATGTTTTCTACAGAAAAGGCACTTACTATTTCTTGTGGTCGGATGATGATACCCGCAGCCCGAACTATAAGGTTCGTTACGGTATGTCTAAGTCTCCTCTTGGTCCATTGGATATTCCGGCTAACAATATTGTCATTGCTAAAGCTCCGGAAAAAGGAATTTACGGAACCGGTCATAATTCTGTTTTGCAGATTCCTGGAAAAGACGAATGGTATATCGTTTACCACCGTTTCCCATATCCTGACGGAATCAAAATGGGGGATCCAGCAGGTTTCCACCGCGAAGTTTGCCTTGATAAGATGGAGTTCAATGAAGACGGAACCATCAAACAAGTTACACCGACTTTTTAA
- a CDS encoding hybrid sensor histidine kinase/response regulator transcription factor, translating to MIRYRLSFLILLLVVFFQNLFSEPSRLHFENFPYSDKLPSNSVIRIFNDKEGYMWFGTKDGLCRFDGYDVKVFRSSAFTPGKLTNNEIQCIAEDNNNRIWVGTLEGINIIDKKSYSITTLDNPYLKKERINNLVIDSKGYIWVATSNNGVLCFEPNSEHYIRYSTDANSPLKLKYNSVSQIFEDRASRIWLSTWKGGACWIDKSRKKISFAPQIGASNNPFRIMQDKSGLYWVCTWGDGIFNMTVDAANRITVRPLPVSAQSSKKVDDIVYSIVQDDKYGYIWAITFNGLILISKDNANSYVVSDADKFFTSSSNKLFHEIIKDRKGNLWLGSVGDGLFKLDFNKLVINNYPLSEFISSYNFAPYITRFCELPSGEIYIVANRIGLFQFDLKSGNIKRPANTVAKNMRSISALKYISKNNEIWMANEGDNYIQTFRKSSSGDLDYVKTLPLDKTHSSENSISTLYEDSRGNVWIGSNRGLFIQSGNADIRKMSPGLEFVNTICEDKEKNIWVGTEKEGVYIFHPQNQGGKITYTSSRLNLTIDNYQSLSVQSICCTKNGDIYIGTKEGCIYFYNAKEHTATDISGLYGITEEGIMDILEDDFGMLWITSVKKIIKYNPQTHTATYFSNSDGMLISSFYKDSHLKLKSGQILYGGNNGICAFNPASHINPSHSSKQQVALTDILIQNKSIFDDTDFQHFNARKNRVVLKSDESNLSIEFSALDIASAGKIQYAYMLSGVDKDWTYVGNNRRFVNYANLPTGTYTFLVKACDENGIWSDKVTSLEIKILPPAYKTWWAYLIYLALLGAAAYFMSRMVVNRIRLRNELKISNIEKLKSEELAQIKLRYFTNISHELLTPLTIIMLIIEGLQKRYKSDSAQFDIMKANANRLKRLIQQILIFRKTESGNMKLKIQESDVIAFVNSICQSNFQPLTVEKNIKFSIISDEQSYMAYFDPDKLDKILYNLLSNAFKYTPNGGEIAVKMSFIPRMEDVILRLSVSDNGAGIAEEDIPHIFKRFYISSASDQSQSHGIGLALTYDLIQLHKGNIEVKSQLGEGAVFTFEIPVSRESYSDDEIYVEEEPQETIPAVPELTGHDDVILTPEQQETQENQTILVVEDNRELNTLIVENFRPKYNVLSAENGVQALELLKENEVDLIISDIMMPEMDGLSFCKLVKNDISTSHINMLMLTAKNSIEDRIECYNAGADAYISKPFELRVLDARAENLISRRRQKNVSFQSNQDINITEMEYGSIDETFLQQAVKAVEDKLADIAFDFDQFAIDMGTSKSTLHRKLKSLTGLSPGEFIRNIRLKHAAKMLVNHVGNISDIAYAVGFNDPKYFSRCFKTEFGLTPKEYIDSHKA from the coding sequence ATGATCAGATACAGACTAAGTTTTCTTATTCTTCTTTTAGTTGTATTCTTTCAGAATCTATTTTCTGAGCCCTCCCGTCTCCATTTCGAGAATTTTCCTTACTCAGATAAGCTTCCATCCAACTCTGTCATCCGCATCTTTAACGATAAGGAGGGTTACATGTGGTTTGGGACCAAAGACGGGTTATGCCGTTTTGACGGTTACGATGTGAAAGTATTCCGTTCGAGCGCTTTTACTCCCGGCAAATTGACCAACAATGAAATTCAATGCATTGCCGAAGACAATAATAACCGGATCTGGGTAGGTACGCTGGAAGGTATTAATATTATTGACAAGAAAAGCTATTCGATCACCACGCTCGATAATCCTTATCTTAAAAAAGAACGAATCAACAACCTGGTTATTGATTCTAAAGGCTACATCTGGGTAGCGACATCCAATAACGGGGTATTGTGTTTTGAACCCAATTCAGAACATTACATCCGGTATTCCACCGATGCAAACTCTCCTTTAAAGTTAAAATACAACTCAGTCAGCCAGATTTTCGAAGACCGTGCGAGTCGCATCTGGCTCTCAACCTGGAAAGGCGGGGCTTGCTGGATAGACAAATCGAGAAAGAAGATCTCATTTGCCCCTCAAATAGGTGCATCTAATAATCCGTTCCGCATTATGCAGGATAAGAGCGGACTCTACTGGGTCTGTACCTGGGGCGACGGCATTTTCAATATGACAGTCGATGCGGCTAACAGAATCACGGTTCGCCCTTTGCCGGTCTCAGCCCAATCGTCTAAAAAGGTAGATGATATTGTATATAGTATCGTTCAGGACGACAAGTACGGATACATCTGGGCTATCACATTCAATGGTTTAATCCTTATTTCCAAAGATAACGCGAATTCCTACGTCGTATCTGATGCAGATAAGTTTTTCACCTCCTCTTCCAATAAACTATTTCACGAAATCATCAAAGACCGGAAGGGCAATTTGTGGCTCGGTTCTGTTGGTGATGGTCTGTTTAAGCTCGACTTCAATAAGCTTGTCATCAACAACTATCCGTTGAGCGAGTTTATCAGCAGTTACAATTTCGCCCCTTATATCACCCGTTTTTGCGAACTACCATCTGGCGAAATCTATATTGTAGCCAACCGGATCGGTTTGTTCCAGTTTGATTTGAAAAGCGGCAATATCAAACGTCCCGCCAACACTGTTGCCAAAAACATGAGAAGCATCAGTGCTTTGAAATACATCTCAAAAAACAATGAAATCTGGATGGCAAATGAAGGGGATAACTACATCCAGACATTCCGTAAAAGCAGCTCCGGAGATTTGGATTATGTAAAAACCTTGCCTCTGGATAAAACACACTCCTCTGAAAATAGTATTTCAACGCTTTACGAAGACTCTCGTGGAAATGTATGGATCGGATCAAACCGTGGGCTTTTTATTCAGTCAGGTAATGCCGATATCCGAAAAATGTCGCCCGGGTTAGAGTTTGTAAATACCATTTGCGAAGACAAAGAGAAGAACATCTGGGTGGGAACCGAAAAAGAGGGCGTCTATATATTTCACCCACAGAATCAGGGTGGGAAAATAACCTACACCTCATCCCGGTTAAACCTGACCATAGATAACTACCAAAGCCTGAGCGTACAAAGCATCTGCTGTACGAAAAACGGCGATATCTATATCGGAACAAAAGAGGGATGTATCTACTTTTACAATGCCAAAGAGCATACCGCTACCGATATCAGCGGTCTTTACGGCATTACCGAAGAGGGAATCATGGATATTCTGGAAGATGATTTCGGCATGCTTTGGATTACTTCGGTGAAAAAAATCATCAAGTACAATCCGCAAACCCATACTGCGACCTATTTTTCCAATTCTGACGGGATGCTGATCTCTTCCTTTTACAAAGACTCACATCTGAAACTCAAATCAGGCCAAATCCTCTATGGTGGAAATAACGGTATCTGCGCCTTCAATCCGGCCAGCCACATCAACCCTTCTCACTCAAGTAAACAACAGGTGGCATTGACAGATATCCTGATTCAGAATAAATCAATCTTTGACGATACCGATTTCCAGCATTTCAACGCACGTAAAAACAGAGTTGTACTGAAAAGCGACGAAAGTAACCTGAGTATTGAGTTCTCGGCTCTTGACATCGCATCAGCAGGGAAAATTCAGTATGCTTACATGCTTTCAGGCGTTGATAAAGACTGGACTTATGTTGGAAATAACCGCCGCTTCGTCAACTATGCCAACCTCCCTACCGGAACTTATACGTTTCTGGTAAAAGCCTGTGATGAAAACGGCATCTGGAGTGATAAAGTTACCTCGCTGGAGATCAAAATCCTTCCCCCGGCTTACAAAACATGGTGGGCGTATCTGATCTACCTGGCACTGCTGGGTGCTGCGGCTTATTTTATGTCAAGAATGGTGGTTAACCGTATCCGCCTCCGTAACGAACTGAAGATTTCCAACATCGAGAAGCTGAAGTCGGAAGAGCTGGCGCAAATCAAGCTGCGCTACTTTACCAATATCTCCCACGAACTGCTGACGCCGTTAACAATCATCATGCTGATTATCGAAGGGCTGCAAAAACGCTACAAAAGCGACTCTGCGCAGTTTGATATTATGAAGGCAAATGCCAACCGCCTGAAAAGATTGATTCAGCAGATTCTTATTTTCCGGAAAACAGAAAGCGGAAATATGAAGCTGAAGATTCAGGAGAGCGATGTGATTGCATTTGTCAATAGCATTTGCCAGTCCAACTTCCAACCGTTGACGGTAGAGAAGAATATCAAATTCTCCATTATCTCGGACGAGCAGAGCTACATGGCCTACTTCGACCCGGATAAGCTGGATAAGATTCTCTACAACCTGCTGTCAAATGCCTTTAAATATACGCCAAACGGTGGTGAGATTGCTGTTAAGATGAGCTTCATTCCCCGGATGGAGGATGTTATCCTCCGCCTCTCCGTTTCAGATAATGGAGCAGGTATTGCCGAGGAAGATATTCCGCATATCTTTAAGCGCTTTTACATCAGTAGCGCTTCTGACCAGAGCCAGAGTCACGGTATCGGATTGGCATTAACCTACGATCTTATCCAGTTGCATAAAGGAAATATCGAAGTGAAAAGCCAGTTGGGCGAAGGGGCTGTATTTACCTTTGAAATCCCGGTATCGAGAGAATCCTACTCCGACGATGAGATTTATGTAGAGGAAGAACCTCAGGAGACAATCCCGGCGGTACCCGAACTCACCGGACACGATGATGTGATCCTGACTCCGGAGCAACAGGAAACTCAGGAGAACCAGACAATCCTGGTAGTGGAAGACAATCGCGAGCTGAACACGTTGATTGTTGAGAACTTCCGTCCGAAATACAATGTCCTCTCTGCCGAAAACGGGGTGCAGGCATTGGAACTCCTGAAAGAAAACGAGGTGGACCTGATCATCAGCGATATCATGATGCCGGAGATGGACGGACTCTCCTTCTGCAAGCTGGTGAAGAACGACATCTCCACCAGCCACATCAATATGCTGATGCTGACGGCGAAAAACAGTATCGAGGATCGTATCGAATGTTACAATGCCGGTGCTGATGCTTATATTTCCAAGCCATTTGAACTCCGTGTACTCGATGCCCGTGCCGAAAACCTGATCAGCCGGAGAAGACAGAAGAATGTTTCCTTCCAAAGTAACCAGGATATCAACATCACCGAAATGGAATACGGTTCCATCGACGAGACCTTCCTGCAACAGGCGGTGAAAGCGGTAGAGGATAAACTGGCGGATATCGCTTTCGACTTCGACCAGTTTGCCATCGATATGGGGACTTCCAAATCGACCCTGCACCGTAAGCTGAAATCATTGACAGGATTGTCACCCGGCGAATTTATCCGCAATATCCGCCTGAAGCACGCCGCAAAAATGCTGGTCAACCACGTGGGTAATATCTCGGATATCGCTTATGCGGTAGGATTTAATGACCCGAAATACTTCAGTCGCTGCTTCAAGACTGAATTTGGTCTTACTCCGAAAGAGTATATCGATTCTCACAAAGCATAA
- a CDS encoding DUF6261 family protein encodes MKYQLEPLRLAGLPNLDAGQLIRRHLSDIATLDPALITNEPLKDYLTRLNASEATYEKALLQVQVNEESAKIAAADGSRDKSVSVIISAISLHSKSDDAAEVEAAHSLSILMNTYKGITEEKYEAESLGLDKMVEALESDAYKAKVELLGMGRYVTRVKETNEAFKSLFGNRLVVEAATVSYNAKLLRKELYSLYNETTQYIVSMDNALDTPEFVKVLELINEARSYYANQLARSQGVKDKATEEAKGSVN; translated from the coding sequence ATGAAGTATCAACTAGAACCACTCCGCTTGGCGGGTCTGCCTAACCTCGATGCCGGGCAGCTTATCAGACGGCACCTGAGCGATATCGCAACGCTCGATCCGGCTCTGATTACCAACGAGCCGTTAAAAGATTACCTCACCCGCTTAAACGCCAGTGAGGCAACTTATGAAAAAGCACTGTTACAGGTGCAAGTCAATGAAGAGTCAGCTAAAATCGCAGCAGCCGATGGTAGCCGTGATAAGTCAGTATCGGTTATCATATCGGCCATCAGCCTGCATTCCAAATCGGATGATGCGGCTGAAGTGGAGGCAGCACACAGTCTCTCTATCCTGATGAATACCTACAAAGGAATTACGGAAGAGAAGTATGAGGCTGAGAGTCTGGGATTGGATAAAATGGTTGAAGCGTTGGAGAGTGACGCGTACAAGGCGAAAGTCGAATTGTTGGGCATGGGCCGTTACGTGACCCGTGTGAAAGAGACCAATGAGGCATTCAAGTCATTGTTTGGCAATCGACTGGTAGTGGAAGCCGCCACGGTGTCATACAATGCCAAGCTGCTGCGCAAGGAGTTATACTCCCTCTATAACGAGACGACGCAATACATCGTGTCGATGGACAATGCACTGGATACCCCGGAATTTGTCAAAGTGCTGGAGTTGATCAATGAAGCCCGCAGTTATTATGCCAATCAGCTGGCACGTAGCCAGGGCGTGAAAGACAAAGCGACAGAAGAAGCTAAGGGAAGCGTGAATTGA
- a CDS encoding P-loop NTPase fold protein, translating into MQQLDDILKFYLSSDTNHALMITGEWGTGKTFYFKNTLHCQISDTSVYCNQTKKYKPIHISLFGLKSVEQIQSEIFLSIYPLLKNKAVKLGASIFKSLIKGISKLKQLDGCYEIASDIEIKKEEWISFDELVICFDDLERISESLKLEEFIGFVNSLVENENVKILIIANEGKIDHERYHVLKEKVIGNCIEFVQDLNAIYDSIISAKFEGSPKYKSFLETHKDYILKVFSPYSTNLRTLIFALSYFQSIFSKFEINIDKQHILRSKEKEIMEALLKFTIVISIEYKEGKITYQRRNDLDSDGIHMVLGRIMYNGIQNEQVEEVEKEKTYCEMFIQRFYSDLDYHFYDSVYSFLTGGEIFSFNKLRKELEEKYNILDDKILPQYELFNMLSYPSVFSISDADYKNLVIELMKYVDLGAYNIKDYLTVFYFASTFGNPIGYNLDRLEKRVINGVKRYKNEYVPNLNVFLSIDDQAQNKERLHRIRAVALEINQRLEEKQLKLEAKRLEELCYTDFYAFKQELFNNQILLSGVRILYKPILSYFSPDKFYRLFLNADNHMRYEIRLFLLSRYYEVPPELILAERDFLTILKNKIDRKSKSLEKKGIGYYLFEKFQKELHDKIES; encoded by the coding sequence ATGCAGCAACTAGATGATATCCTTAAGTTTTATCTCAGCTCTGACACCAATCACGCATTGATGATTACAGGTGAATGGGGAACAGGAAAGACATTCTATTTTAAAAACACACTTCATTGTCAAATATCAGATACATCTGTTTATTGTAACCAAACAAAGAAATATAAGCCCATTCATATTTCTTTGTTTGGCTTAAAATCGGTAGAACAGATACAGTCAGAAATATTTCTTTCAATTTATCCTTTGCTAAAGAATAAAGCTGTAAAGCTAGGTGCAAGTATTTTTAAATCATTGATTAAGGGGATTTCAAAGTTGAAGCAATTAGATGGATGTTATGAAATAGCTTCTGATATTGAAATAAAAAAAGAGGAATGGATAAGTTTTGATGAGCTGGTAATTTGTTTTGATGATCTTGAGCGAATTAGTGAGTCGTTAAAACTTGAAGAGTTTATCGGTTTTGTGAACTCATTAGTAGAGAATGAGAATGTGAAGATACTGATTATAGCAAATGAAGGTAAAATTGATCACGAGAGATACCATGTTCTAAAAGAAAAAGTTATAGGTAATTGTATTGAGTTTGTTCAGGATTTGAATGCAATCTATGACAGTATTATTTCTGCTAAGTTTGAAGGATCTCCAAAATATAAATCTTTTCTGGAAACCCATAAAGACTATATTCTTAAAGTCTTTTCTCCGTATTCTACCAATCTGAGAACACTCATTTTTGCGCTCTCGTATTTTCAAAGTATATTCTCTAAATTTGAAATCAATATTGATAAGCAGCACATTCTTAGATCAAAAGAGAAGGAGATAATGGAGGCTTTGCTCAAATTTACTATTGTAATTTCTATTGAATACAAAGAAGGAAAAATAACTTATCAAAGACGAAATGATTTGGATTCAGATGGAATTCATATGGTTTTGGGCAGGATAATGTATAATGGAATACAAAATGAACAAGTCGAAGAAGTTGAAAAGGAGAAAACATATTGTGAGATGTTTATCCAAAGATTTTATTCCGATTTAGATTATCATTTCTATGATTCTGTTTATAGTTTTCTGACAGGAGGTGAAATTTTCTCTTTTAATAAACTGAGAAAAGAATTGGAAGAGAAATACAATATTTTAGACGATAAAATATTACCTCAATATGAGCTCTTTAATATGCTGAGTTACCCTTCGGTTTTCTCAATATCAGATGCCGATTATAAGAATTTAGTCATCGAGTTAATGAAATATGTTGATTTAGGTGCGTATAATATAAAAGATTATCTTACTGTTTTTTATTTCGCTTCTACTTTTGGTAATCCAATAGGATATAATTTAGATAGACTAGAGAAACGTGTAATTAATGGAGTAAAGAGATATAAAAATGAATATGTGCCAAATTTGAATGTATTCTTAAGTATTGATGATCAAGCGCAAAATAAAGAAAGACTGCATCGAATAAGGGCTGTTGCTTTAGAAATTAATCAAAGGCTTGAAGAAAAACAATTAAAACTTGAGGCCAAACGATTGGAAGAGTTGTGTTATACGGATTTTTATGCATTCAAGCAAGAACTGTTTAACAATCAAATATTACTTTCTGGAGTGAGAATTCTGTATAAGCCGATTTTGTCATATTTCAGCCCAGATAAGTTTTATAGATTATTTCTTAATGCTGACAATCATATGCGATATGAGATTCGTCTATTTTTACTTAGCCGTTACTATGAAGTTCCACCAGAACTAATTCTGGCAGAAAGAGATTTCCTTACTATACTTAAAAATAAGATTGATCGTAAAAGTAAGTCCTTGGAGAAAAAAGGAATAGGTTACTATTTGTTTGAAAAGTTCCAAAAAGAGTTGCATGATAAAATAGAGTCTTAA